Proteins co-encoded in one Stenotrophomonas maltophilia genomic window:
- a CDS encoding S-methyl-5'-thioinosine phosphorylase: MQQIALAVIGGTGVYNLAKLDDVQTHEVDTRFGRPSGPVRVGTLLGHRVAFLARHGEGHSLPPHKINYRANLAALQQLGAQRVLALNTVGGITEHFGPRVLACPNQIIDYTWGRISTICEEEGTDVVHVDFGHPYTPMLRSKILAAAKVTGVTVHDGGCYGATQGPRLETIAEIARMRRDGCDLVGMTGMPEAALARELGLDYACLAIIANWAAGCGEGEEITMAEVLANVQAASNGLPELVGELARG, translated from the coding sequence ATGCAACAGATCGCCCTGGCCGTGATCGGCGGTACCGGTGTCTACAACCTGGCCAAGCTCGACGACGTGCAGACCCACGAGGTCGACACCCGTTTCGGCCGTCCGTCCGGCCCGGTGCGGGTGGGCACGCTGCTCGGCCACCGCGTGGCGTTCCTGGCGCGCCATGGTGAAGGCCACTCGCTGCCACCGCACAAGATCAACTACCGCGCCAACCTGGCCGCGCTGCAGCAGCTGGGCGCGCAGCGGGTGCTGGCGTTGAACACCGTGGGCGGCATCACCGAACACTTTGGGCCGCGCGTGCTGGCCTGCCCGAACCAGATCATCGACTACACCTGGGGCCGCATCAGCACGATCTGTGAAGAAGAGGGCACCGACGTGGTTCACGTCGACTTCGGCCATCCGTACACGCCGATGCTGCGCAGCAAGATCCTGGCGGCGGCCAAAGTGACCGGTGTCACGGTCCATGACGGTGGCTGCTACGGCGCAACCCAGGGCCCGCGCCTGGAAACCATCGCTGAAATCGCCCGCATGCGCCGGGACGGCTGTGACCTGGTGGGCATGACCGGCATGCCCGAAGCCGCGCTGGCACGGGAGCTGGGCCTGGATTACGCCTGCCTGGCGATCATTGCCAACTGGGCCGCCGGCTGCGGGGAGGGCGAGGAGATCACGATGGCCGAAGTGCTGGCCAATGTGCAGGCCGCCAGCAACGGACTTCCGGAACTGGTGGGCGAATTGGCACGGGGGTGA
- a CDS encoding cold-shock protein, translating into MPNGTVKWFNDAKGFGFISPEDGSADVFAHFSAINSKGFRSLQEGQRVTYDVTQGPKGAQASNITPAE; encoded by the coding sequence ATGCCGAACGGTACCGTCAAGTGGTTCAACGACGCCAAGGGATTTGGCTTCATCTCGCCGGAGGATGGCAGCGCCGACGTGTTCGCGCACTTCTCCGCCATCAACTCCAAGGGCTTCCGCAGCCTGCAGGAAGGCCAGCGTGTCACCTATGACGTGACCCAGGGCCCGAAGGGTGCCCAGGCTTCGAACATCACGCCGGCCGAGTGA
- a CDS encoding FAD-dependent oxidoreductase: MTERLRIAVIGYGTAGQALAILLTRDGHEVEIFERVPTPGPVGAGFLLQPSGLQVLWQMGLLDAVRAHAAPVHRLYGDTPCERAVMDMRYDGLDARLHGLGMQRGALFSLLDHARGGAGQLHAGTTIVDVDSAQGRVRDSEGRLHGPFDLVVAADGAASTLRGTLGGGAALDRVYPWGALWCLLPAEDWPHMQELRQRYVAARKMIGLLPVGTRPGDDTPRLSFFWSLPRSDFERWQADGMAPWLDELHALWPQASARFAHLREAGQLARAVYRDAAMTRWHHGRMVLAGDAAHAMSPQLGQGVNMALLDAVTLRDALRRHGAGAEALQAYQAQRRAHVAVYQRWSRWLTPLFQSERDAWAKARDVLLGPMGKLPGGRGHMLRVLSGTQHGWFGSLALDPAFIAAMACREQAPAGIAATARA; this comes from the coding sequence ATGACGGAACGACTGCGCATCGCCGTGATCGGCTACGGCACCGCCGGCCAGGCATTGGCCATCCTGCTCACCCGTGACGGTCACGAGGTGGAGATCTTCGAACGGGTGCCGACGCCGGGGCCGGTCGGTGCCGGCTTCCTGCTGCAGCCCAGCGGCCTGCAGGTGCTGTGGCAGATGGGTCTGCTCGACGCAGTGCGCGCGCATGCCGCGCCGGTGCACCGCCTGTACGGCGACACGCCGTGCGAACGTGCGGTGATGGACATGCGCTATGACGGCCTGGACGCGCGGCTGCATGGCCTGGGCATGCAGCGCGGTGCCCTGTTCTCGCTGCTGGACCACGCACGTGGCGGTGCCGGCCAGCTGCACGCCGGCACCACCATCGTCGATGTGGACAGCGCGCAGGGCCGCGTGCGCGACAGCGAAGGTCGCCTGCACGGCCCGTTCGATCTGGTGGTGGCCGCCGACGGTGCAGCCTCGACCCTGCGCGGCACCCTTGGCGGTGGCGCTGCGCTGGACCGTGTGTATCCGTGGGGCGCGCTGTGGTGCCTGCTGCCGGCCGAAGACTGGCCGCACATGCAGGAACTGCGGCAGCGCTACGTAGCCGCGCGCAAGATGATCGGGCTGCTGCCGGTCGGCACCCGGCCCGGCGACGACACGCCGCGACTGAGCTTCTTCTGGAGCCTGCCACGCAGCGATTTCGAGCGTTGGCAGGCCGATGGCATGGCGCCGTGGCTGGACGAACTGCATGCGCTGTGGCCGCAGGCCAGCGCCCGCTTCGCGCATCTGCGCGAGGCCGGCCAGCTGGCGCGCGCGGTCTACCGCGATGCGGCGATGACGCGTTGGCATCACGGTCGCATGGTGCTGGCCGGTGATGCCGCCCATGCAATGAGCCCGCAGCTGGGGCAGGGCGTGAACATGGCGCTGCTGGATGCCGTGACGCTGCGCGATGCGCTGCGCAGGCACGGCGCAGGCGCCGAAGCATTGCAGGCCTACCAGGCGCAGCGGCGCGCGCACGTGGCGGTTTACCAGCGCTGGAGCCGTTGGCTCACGCCGCTGTTCCAGTCCGAGCGCGATGCCTGGGCGAAGGCGCGTGATGTGCTGCTGGGGCCGATGGGAAAGCTGCCGGGCGGTCGTGGCCACATGCTGCGGGTGCTCAGCGGCACCCAGCATGGCTGGTTCGGTTCGCTGGCGCTGGATCCGGCTTTCATCGCTGCGATGGCCTGCCGCGAGCAGGCGCCTGCAGGCATCGCGGCAACAGCTCGTGCGTGA
- the pdeM gene encoding ligase-associated DNA damage response endonuclease PdeM yields MVDEHLLLAGEPMRLLGSRALYWPARQALLIADLHLGKADVFRRAGIALPSGGTVGDLQRLQALLEAHACRELWILGDILHGPAHRAAWYQHWQGWRERNAGLEVHVVRGNHDRHLAHAQLQVRIHDDVPLGPFLLRHEPVADPARHVIAGHLHPQIALPALRRRFPAFWLREGMTILPAFSAFTAGIVPVPAPGEQMIACVEGGLEALSTR; encoded by the coding sequence ATGGTCGATGAGCATCTGCTGCTTGCCGGCGAGCCCATGCGATTGCTCGGTAGCCGCGCGCTGTATTGGCCGGCACGACAGGCGTTGCTGATCGCCGACCTGCACCTGGGCAAGGCCGATGTGTTCCGTCGTGCCGGCATCGCACTGCCCAGCGGCGGCACCGTTGGCGACCTTCAGCGCCTGCAGGCGCTGCTCGAGGCACATGCCTGCCGCGAACTGTGGATCCTCGGCGACATCCTGCATGGGCCGGCGCATCGCGCGGCGTGGTACCAGCACTGGCAGGGCTGGCGCGAACGCAATGCGGGGCTGGAAGTGCATGTCGTGCGTGGCAACCACGACCGGCACCTGGCCCACGCACAGCTGCAGGTCCGGATCCACGACGATGTCCCGCTCGGGCCCTTCCTGCTGCGCCATGAACCTGTGGCCGATCCGGCAAGGCATGTGATTGCAGGACATCTGCACCCACAGATCGCGCTGCCCGCGTTGCGGCGGCGCTTTCCCGCGTTCTGGCTGCGCGAGGGGATGACGATCCTGCCCGCCTTCTCCGCCTTCACCGCCGGAATCGTGCCCGTCCCCGCCCCTGGCGAGCAGATGATCGCCTGCGTGGAGGGCGGGCTGGAGGCACTGTCGACGCGCTGA
- a CDS encoding ligase-associated DNA damage response DEXH box helicase, producing MTRSQALRRLEDWFAARGWRSLPFQRAMWRHYLAGESGLLHTPTGSGKTLAMFGGPLLQAMIDPPPAPRRTSAVRPLQVLWVTPLRALASDTARALQTVIDGLGLGWRVGLRSADASNRERRQAREGRVDVLVTTPESLALLLSYPDTLLRMRQLRCVVVDEWHELLGNKRGVLLQLNLAVLRDAAPSLQLWGLSATLGNLAQARQVLLPDRPDAPIVQGVRSRPITVRSLLPAPGERFPWAGHLGLAQLPRVLDALMVARSSLLFTNTRAQAELWHQALAAVWPEDADTLALHHGSLDPALRQQVEDGLRAGALRCVVATSSLDLGVDFPEVEQVLQLGSPKGVARLRQRAGRARHRPGASGSILCVPSHALELAEYAAVRRALHEGVVEARRPPTLSLDVLAQHAASRALAGGFDSQALLDQVRRTHAFAALGDAQWQAVLEFIVQGGQALAQYPDFHKVVRDADGSYRMHDRRQALRHRLSIGTISSDGSVRVQFLRGGGLGAVEEQFASRLRRGDRFQFAGRLLELVQLRDMTAFVRLARGRGDGVVPRWQGGQLPLSMALGRELEAVLSGADDSAESGWLAPLLALQAQLSARPGADHLLVEDVRRREGQFLFVYPFAGRHVHEALAALLALRCARRQRNSIGYAVNDHGLVLAPAQAIELELPQWRALFSREHLLEDLREAVNLGELARRQFRGIARVAGLLVPSLPGGMPRSLRQLQASAGLLYDVLREHDPGHLLLALAEREVLHDSLDLPGLQQILDRIGTQALSLQQPASLTPLGFPLWAERLRGQFSNEDWRTRVQRAAQQLERRHGR from the coding sequence ATGACGCGCAGCCAGGCGCTGCGCCGGCTGGAAGACTGGTTCGCGGCACGCGGCTGGCGCTCGCTGCCGTTCCAGCGCGCGATGTGGCGACACTACCTGGCCGGTGAGTCCGGGCTGCTGCACACGCCCACCGGCAGCGGCAAGACCCTGGCCATGTTCGGCGGCCCGCTGCTGCAGGCGATGATTGATCCGCCGCCGGCACCACGCCGTACCAGTGCGGTGCGGCCGCTGCAGGTGCTGTGGGTGACGCCGTTGCGCGCGCTGGCCAGCGACACCGCCCGTGCGCTGCAGACGGTGATCGACGGCCTGGGACTGGGTTGGCGGGTCGGCCTGCGCAGTGCTGATGCCAGCAACCGCGAGCGACGGCAGGCGCGCGAAGGCCGCGTCGATGTGCTGGTGACCACGCCCGAATCGCTGGCGCTGCTGCTGAGTTATCCCGACACGCTGCTACGCATGCGCCAGCTGCGCTGTGTGGTGGTGGACGAATGGCACGAACTGCTGGGCAACAAGCGCGGCGTGCTGTTGCAGTTGAACCTGGCCGTGCTGCGCGATGCTGCGCCTTCACTGCAGCTGTGGGGATTGTCGGCGACGCTGGGCAACCTGGCGCAGGCCCGCCAGGTGCTGCTGCCCGACCGGCCGGACGCTCCCATCGTGCAGGGCGTCCGTTCGCGCCCGATCACCGTGCGCAGCCTGCTGCCGGCGCCCGGCGAACGCTTTCCGTGGGCCGGTCACCTCGGGCTGGCGCAGCTGCCACGCGTGCTGGATGCGCTGATGGTCGCTCGCAGCAGCCTGCTGTTCACCAACACCCGCGCGCAGGCCGAGTTGTGGCACCAGGCGCTGGCGGCGGTATGGCCGGAAGACGCCGATACGCTGGCACTTCATCACGGCTCGCTGGACCCGGCGCTGCGCCAGCAGGTGGAAGACGGCCTGCGCGCAGGCGCGTTGCGCTGCGTGGTGGCGACCTCCAGCCTCGATCTCGGCGTGGATTTCCCCGAGGTTGAACAGGTACTGCAGCTGGGCAGCCCGAAAGGGGTGGCGCGCCTGCGCCAGCGCGCCGGGCGTGCACGCCATCGCCCTGGTGCCAGCGGCTCCATCCTGTGCGTCCCCAGCCACGCACTGGAACTGGCCGAATATGCGGCCGTGCGCCGTGCACTGCACGAAGGCGTGGTCGAAGCCCGCCGGCCACCCACGCTGTCGTTGGATGTGCTGGCCCAGCACGCGGCAAGCCGCGCATTGGCCGGCGGCTTCGACAGCCAGGCGCTGCTTGACCAGGTACGGCGTACCCATGCCTTCGCCGCGCTGGGCGACGCGCAATGGCAGGCCGTGCTGGAGTTCATCGTGCAGGGCGGGCAGGCGCTGGCGCAGTACCCGGACTTCCACAAGGTCGTGCGCGATGCCGATGGCAGCTACCGCATGCATGATCGCCGCCAGGCGCTGCGCCACCGCTTGTCAATCGGCACCATCAGTAGCGATGGCAGCGTGCGCGTACAGTTCCTGCGTGGTGGCGGGCTCGGTGCAGTGGAGGAACAGTTCGCCAGCCGCCTGCGCCGGGGTGATCGCTTCCAGTTCGCCGGGCGCCTGCTGGAGCTGGTGCAGCTGCGTGACATGACCGCCTTCGTGCGGCTGGCGCGCGGACGCGGTGACGGCGTCGTGCCACGCTGGCAGGGTGGGCAGCTGCCGCTGTCGATGGCCCTGGGCCGCGAACTGGAAGCGGTATTGTCCGGTGCCGATGACAGCGCCGAATCAGGCTGGCTGGCGCCGCTGCTGGCACTGCAGGCACAGTTGTCGGCGCGCCCCGGTGCCGATCATCTGCTGGTGGAAGATGTGAGGCGTCGCGAGGGCCAGTTCCTGTTCGTCTATCCCTTTGCCGGCCGCCACGTGCACGAGGCATTGGCGGCGCTGCTGGCGCTGCGTTGTGCCCGCCGGCAGCGCAACAGCATCGGCTATGCGGTGAACGATCATGGTCTGGTGCTGGCACCGGCGCAGGCCATCGAACTCGAACTGCCGCAGTGGCGCGCCTTGTTCAGCCGTGAACATCTGCTGGAAGACCTGCGTGAGGCGGTGAATCTGGGCGAGCTGGCACGCCGCCAGTTCCGCGGCATCGCGCGTGTGGCCGGCCTGCTGGTTCCCAGCCTGCCCGGCGGCATGCCGCGTTCACTGCGCCAGCTGCAGGCCTCGGCGGGATTGCTCTATGACGTCCTGCGTGAGCACGACCCAGGTCATCTGCTGCTGGCACTGGCCGAGCGCGAAGTCCTGCACGACAGCCTGGACCTGCCGGGCCTGCAGCAGATACTGGATCGGATTGGCACCCAGGCACTGTCGCTGCAGCAGCCGGCATCACTCACGCCGCTGGGTTTTCCGCTGTGGGCCGAGCGCCTGCGCGGGCAGTTCAGCAACGAAGACTGGCGCACCCGGGTGCAACGCGCCGCGCAGCAGCTGGAGCGCCGCCATGGTCGATGA
- a CDS encoding ATP-dependent DNA ligase has product MKAFAALYQRLDRSTATLDKRAALIDYFRHAAAHDAAWALFLLSGGKVGGARRRIATSGELRSWIAEESGLPAWLVEDSYAQVGDLAETLTLLLDDPLHPAADRPLSDWIEQHLLAVANRAEGERRAAVVAGWRQLRSGERLVFNKLLTGALRVGVSQRLVQQALAEWSGLDIARIAQRMLGAWVPSPGLLAQLLSADELPQDRQQPYPFFLASPMEGEPGERLGPIEDWLLEWKWDGIRLQLLRRRGEVALWSRGEERLDGRFPEIEQAAMALPEGCVLDGELLAWDETGDLPRAFTALQTRIQRRKPGAATLRNTPVRVLTYDLLEQDGEDLRALPLQQRRARLAELIGALDDKRIQMSPEVAAEGWQQAAALRDGARDRGVEGLMLKRRASVYQSGRRRGDWWKWKVDPLTIDAVLLYAQAGHGRRSTLYTDYTFGVWDGDTLVPVAKAYSGLDDKEILTLDRWIRANTRERFGPVRSVRAEQVFELGFEAVNRSARHKSGIAVRFPRILRWRHDKPASEADRLTALQALAR; this is encoded by the coding sequence ATGAAGGCTTTCGCCGCGCTCTACCAGCGCCTGGACCGCAGCACGGCCACCCTGGACAAGCGTGCCGCGCTGATCGACTACTTCCGCCACGCCGCGGCGCACGATGCGGCGTGGGCGCTGTTCCTGCTCAGCGGCGGCAAGGTCGGCGGCGCACGCCGCAGGATCGCCACCAGTGGCGAGCTGCGCAGCTGGATCGCCGAAGAATCCGGTCTGCCCGCCTGGCTGGTGGAAGACAGCTATGCCCAGGTCGGCGATCTGGCCGAAACACTGACCCTGCTGCTGGATGATCCATTGCATCCCGCCGCCGACCGGCCGTTGTCGGACTGGATCGAACAGCACCTGCTGGCCGTGGCCAACCGTGCCGAGGGCGAGCGCCGCGCGGCGGTCGTCGCCGGCTGGCGGCAGTTGCGCAGCGGCGAGCGCCTGGTGTTCAACAAGCTGCTGACCGGCGCCCTGCGCGTGGGTGTCTCGCAGCGGCTGGTGCAGCAGGCACTGGCCGAATGGTCCGGCCTGGACATCGCGCGCATCGCCCAGCGCATGCTCGGTGCGTGGGTACCCTCGCCCGGACTGCTGGCGCAGCTGTTGTCGGCCGACGAACTGCCGCAGGATCGGCAGCAGCCCTACCCGTTCTTCCTGGCCTCGCCGATGGAGGGCGAGCCGGGCGAACGGCTGGGTCCGATCGAAGACTGGCTGCTGGAGTGGAAATGGGATGGCATCCGTCTTCAGCTGCTGCGCCGGCGCGGCGAAGTGGCGCTATGGTCGCGCGGCGAGGAACGCCTCGATGGCCGCTTTCCCGAGATCGAACAGGCCGCCATGGCGCTGCCCGAGGGCTGCGTGCTGGATGGCGAGCTGCTGGCCTGGGATGAAACCGGCGACCTGCCGCGTGCCTTCACCGCATTGCAGACCCGCATCCAGCGCCGAAAACCCGGCGCGGCGACGCTACGCAACACGCCGGTGCGCGTACTTACCTACGACCTGCTTGAACAGGACGGCGAAGATCTGCGCGCACTGCCGCTGCAGCAACGGCGTGCGCGGTTGGCCGAGCTGATAGGCGCGCTGGATGACAAGCGCATCCAGATGTCGCCTGAGGTTGCTGCCGAGGGCTGGCAGCAGGCCGCCGCACTGCGCGATGGCGCACGCGATCGCGGCGTCGAAGGGTTGATGCTCAAGCGCCGCGCCTCCGTCTATCAATCGGGGCGACGACGTGGCGACTGGTGGAAGTGGAAGGTCGATCCCCTCACCATCGATGCGGTGCTGCTGTACGCGCAGGCCGGGCATGGACGGCGCAGCACGCTGTACACCGACTACACCTTCGGGGTGTGGGACGGCGACACGCTGGTGCCGGTGGCCAAGGCGTATTCGGGATTGGACGACAAGGAAATCCTCACGCTCGACCGCTGGATCCGCGCCAATACGCGCGAACGCTTCGGCCCGGTGCGCAGCGTGCGTGCCGAACAGGTGTTCGAACTGGGCTTCGAGGCGGTCAACCGCAGTGCGCGGCACAAGTCGGGCATTGCCGTGCGTTTTCCGCGCATCCTGCGCTGGCGCCACGACAAGCCGGCCAGCGAAGCCGACCGGCTGACCGCTCTGCAGGCGCTGGCGCGATGA
- a CDS encoding ligase-associated DNA damage response exonuclease → MTGNDDLVVLRPEGLYCAAGDFHIDPWRPVPRAVITHGHGDHARPGMGEYHCSQGSLPILRWRLGDVQVHGHADGVAFGMGRVQVSLHPAGHVLGSSQVRIDDGEQVWVASGDYKRQPDPTCTPFEVVPCDTFITEATFALPIYRWPDTATVAAEIVAWRRECAQRGEAAILLCYALGKAQRVLAELLPLDDRPAWLHGAIANGVAVYRQAGVPMLETLAVAEQGRQPDAAGQLILAPPSAAGTPWMRRFGRHQLGFASGWMQLRGNRRRRNVDRGFVISDHADWPALLHTIEQTRASRVIATHGNTDALIPFLRERGIAAEAFRTDFGSEE, encoded by the coding sequence ATGACAGGCAACGACGATCTGGTGGTGCTGCGCCCGGAGGGGCTCTACTGCGCCGCCGGCGATTTCCATATCGATCCCTGGCGGCCGGTGCCGCGCGCGGTCATCACCCACGGCCACGGCGATCACGCCCGCCCGGGCATGGGCGAGTATCACTGCAGCCAGGGCAGCCTGCCAATCCTGCGCTGGCGACTGGGCGATGTGCAGGTGCACGGCCATGCCGACGGGGTGGCCTTCGGCATGGGCCGGGTGCAGGTGTCGCTGCATCCCGCCGGCCATGTGCTGGGCTCGTCGCAGGTGCGCATCGATGACGGCGAGCAGGTCTGGGTTGCCTCCGGCGATTACAAGCGCCAGCCCGACCCGACCTGCACGCCGTTCGAAGTGGTGCCCTGCGATACCTTCATCACCGAGGCGACGTTCGCGTTGCCGATCTACCGCTGGCCGGACACCGCCACGGTGGCCGCCGAGATCGTGGCCTGGCGCCGCGAATGCGCGCAGCGCGGCGAAGCGGCCATCCTGCTGTGCTACGCGCTGGGCAAGGCGCAGCGGGTACTGGCCGAGCTGCTGCCGCTGGATGACCGGCCCGCCTGGCTGCATGGCGCCATCGCCAATGGCGTGGCGGTCTACCGGCAGGCCGGCGTGCCGATGCTGGAAACGCTGGCCGTGGCCGAACAGGGACGACAGCCCGATGCCGCCGGTCAGCTGATCCTGGCCCCGCCCTCGGCGGCCGGCACGCCCTGGATGCGCCGCTTCGGCCGCCACCAGCTGGGATTCGCCTCGGGCTGGATGCAGCTGCGTGGCAATCGCCGACGTCGCAATGTCGATCGCGGTTTCGTCATCTCCGACCACGCCGACTGGCCCGCGCTGCTGCACACCATCGAGCAGACGCGCGCCTCGCGGGTGATCGCCACCCATGGCAATACCGATGCGCTGATTCCCTTCCTGCGCGAGCGCGGCATCGCCGCCGAAGCCTTCCGCACCGATTTCGGGAGCGAGGAATGA
- a CDS encoding acyl-CoA dehydrogenase family protein: protein MSGPSFSSVVPFETHVVLNQPPPFAGHPLWTDDVALMDAVQREGAAHFSPRLSVYGALAGDELYTLGFDANRDRPRLRTHDAQGHRIDTVEFHPAYHQLMDAAKTHGVAGLSWHEPQPGAHVARAALSYLHHQAEAGTSCPLTMTHAAVAVLQSQPHLADWARKAAAPVYDPRDVPVADKAGITLGMGMTEKQGGSDVRANSTRAEPIDGERYRLVGHKWFFSAPMCDGFLVLAQAPAGMTCLLMPRRLADGDRNAFRLMRLKDKLGDWANASSEVEFCGAQAWRVGEEGRGVATIIGMVMMTRLDCMLGAAAEMRMALAQALHHARHRRTFGKLLVEHALMANVLADLALESEAATVLAMRIARAVDRAGVDANEAALARLGTALGKYWVCKRAAVFVNEAQECLGGAGYVEESMLPRLYRQAPLNSIWEGSGNIQCLDVLRTLSREPEALAALRGELAAVADRDARYAAALQRWAAAPPPEESQARIFCERTALLLQAALLLRARSPMAEAFVRSRLHGEHGLAFGTLPAGVDLATMLARALP, encoded by the coding sequence ATGAGTGGACCCAGTTTCAGCAGCGTTGTTCCGTTTGAAACCCATGTGGTGCTGAACCAGCCACCGCCGTTCGCCGGCCACCCGCTGTGGACCGACGACGTGGCGCTGATGGACGCGGTGCAGCGCGAGGGCGCCGCGCATTTCTCGCCACGACTGAGCGTGTACGGTGCGCTGGCCGGCGATGAGCTGTACACCCTGGGCTTTGATGCCAATCGTGACCGCCCGCGCCTGCGCACGCATGACGCGCAGGGCCATCGCATCGACACCGTGGAGTTCCACCCGGCCTATCACCAGTTGATGGACGCGGCGAAGACGCATGGCGTGGCGGGGCTGTCCTGGCACGAGCCGCAGCCTGGCGCGCATGTTGCGCGTGCGGCGCTGAGCTACCTGCACCATCAGGCCGAAGCCGGCACCAGCTGTCCGTTGACCATGACCCATGCGGCGGTGGCGGTGCTGCAGTCGCAGCCGCACCTGGCCGACTGGGCGCGCAAGGCCGCCGCGCCGGTGTATGACCCGCGCGACGTGCCGGTGGCGGACAAGGCCGGCATCACCCTGGGCATGGGCATGACCGAGAAACAGGGCGGCTCGGACGTTCGCGCCAACAGCACGCGTGCCGAGCCGATCGACGGCGAGCGCTATCGCCTGGTAGGGCACAAATGGTTCTTTTCCGCCCCCATGTGCGATGGCTTCCTGGTGCTGGCGCAGGCGCCGGCGGGAATGACCTGCCTGCTGATGCCACGCCGGCTCGCCGATGGCGACCGCAACGCGTTCCGGCTGATGCGGCTGAAGGACAAGCTGGGCGACTGGGCCAATGCCTCCAGCGAGGTCGAGTTCTGCGGGGCACAGGCATGGCGCGTGGGCGAGGAGGGACGCGGCGTGGCCACCATCATCGGCATGGTGATGATGACCCGCCTGGACTGCATGCTCGGCGCAGCGGCAGAGATGCGCATGGCGCTGGCGCAGGCGCTGCACCATGCGCGGCACCGCCGCACCTTCGGCAAGCTGCTGGTGGAACATGCACTGATGGCCAACGTGTTGGCCGATCTGGCGCTGGAGTCTGAAGCGGCCACGGTGCTGGCGATGCGCATCGCCCGTGCGGTCGACCGTGCCGGCGTGGATGCCAATGAAGCAGCGCTGGCGCGGCTGGGGACCGCGCTGGGCAAGTACTGGGTGTGCAAGCGTGCGGCGGTGTTCGTCAACGAAGCGCAGGAATGCCTGGGCGGCGCCGGTTATGTGGAGGAGTCGATGTTGCCGCGGCTGTACCGGCAGGCACCGTTGAACTCGATCTGGGAGGGCAGCGGCAACATCCAGTGCCTGGACGTGCTGCGCACGCTGTCGCGCGAGCCGGAGGCGCTGGCAGCATTGCGCGGTGAGCTGGCGGCCGTGGCCGACCGGGATGCGCGTTATGCAGCGGCCTTGCAGCGCTGGGCAGCGGCGCCGCCGCCGGAAGAATCGCAGGCGCGGATCTTCTGCGAGCGCACCGCGCTGCTGTTGCAGGCGGCGTTGCTGCTGCGCGCGCGCAGCCCGATGGCCGAGGCGTTCGTGCGCAGCCGGCTGCACGGTGAGCATGGGCTGGCGTTCGGGACGCTGCCGGCGGGGGTGGATCTGGCGACGATGCTGGCGCGCGCGTTGCCGTAA